The genomic stretch CGACGTTCAGGCGACTGGCGTCCAGATTCATGCGCGTTGCAAATTCCTGTGCGCCGGCGCGACCGTCGCGGTAGAGATAGCAGCTGGCCTTGAGGGCGCCCTGCAGCGGACGCGCGCCTTGCAGTTCAATCTGAATCGGGCGCGTCGGATTGAGCGCCAGCAGGAATGTTTCAAACAGGTCGATCGCGCCAGGATGCAGCGGAATGGAATCAAACTCATGGGTCACAAACGCCAGAAACAGGTCGACGTTGGAAATGCGCGCTTCGGTACGCGAGTTGGGCCGCTCTGCCAGATAGTGAATTTGTAGATCCTGAATGCGCAGGTTGAAGTAGGCCTGCAAGGTAAAGTAAGTGCGTATCGCCCGCAGCCGTTCCCCGGAGCGCGGCTCTTCTTCCCGCGGCGCCGAACTCGAGAGCAGCCGCGCCCAGTTTAGCTGACCGTCCTTCTCATGAATAAAAAATCGAGGCCGATCCAGCAGCAGTTCGCGCACCCCGATGCGCCCGGCCAGTGCGCCAGGCAAAAACCACGCCAGGCGCAGGCGGTCGGCCTGGAACAGCGGAGCGCCGTCGCGCAAACCAAGACGAACGTTCTTGAAATCGAAGCCGTAAAGCAGGCTGGAGCGCTGTACCTCGAGTTCCAGAGTCCCATTGGTAAATTTGCCGACAGCGCCAGTCAGCAGAGCGCGTGTTACAGCAGGGTAGAGCAGCGCCTGGTAGAGAACGACAAGCAAGGCCAGAACAAGCAGCGGCCGTCTGAGGCGGTGCAGCTGTCGCCGCCAGAATCCCGCGATTTCTTCGGTCGTCGTAGCCACGATTGGGTTGCATCCGATCGAGCGCGAGGCCCGCTGCCAGCCTTTTTCAGTTTTTGTGCGGATCCTGGACCTTCCCGTCCCCGGTCTGCAGCCAGAAGTAGGCCGGGAGAAGCAGCAGATTGCTTGCCGCCGCCAACAAAAACAATGCGCTAAAACCGCCGTAATTGCCGTCGCCGACAAACGGGGCGGAATAGAGTAGTTGTCCGTATGCCAGGTTTCCGCTGATGCCCCCCAGACTCTGGGCCAGCAGGCCATACAGACCGGCCACCGATCCATATAAGTGACCGGGGACGTGGCGTCGCAAGAAATAGATCGCTGCCATGTAGTGACAGGCAAAGTGAAAGCTGTGCAGCAGCTGCGCCGCGGCGTAGATAGGGGCCGAATCCTGGCCGGTGTTGGCAGCCAGCAACAGGAAGCGCAGCATTCCGCATAGCGCCGCCATCAGAAATAGAGCGCGCAGTCCAAAGTTTTGTTCAAGCCGAGAGATGTAGAGCAGAAGCACAATCTCTGGACCAACGGCGACGATCCACGACAGAAAGACGGCATCCATTCCATGGCGCAGCTCGTAGTAGCGACTTACATAGTTATCGGTGGCCTGGTAGGCGCTGAAGAAGAGAAAGGCCAGTGCGGTAAAGTATAGAATCGGTCCGTCAGTCAGTCGCCGCAGCGCCTCCCGGAAGTAGTAGGTCTCATTGCCAAGACGTCTGGCGGCCAGTTGCGAAGCGGGGGCCAGCGCGAAAATATAGAAGAGAGCGCCCGAGCGGCCAAACTGCGCTGGCGACTGCCAGTGTAGCCATGCTTCAAACGGCCCGGAGAGCAGCCAGAGCAAAGTCTGCGCAAAGAGAAAGCCGATGGTGCCGCTGCTACGGATGCGTCCAAAGCTTTCATTTCCCGCCGCTTCCAGAGCGCCAATGGATATCAATTGAAAGGCGCCGGCCAGTATGGCGCGAAGCAAAAAGGTCCAGAGCATTGCGGCGCCCAGGGAGGCTGAACCCGAAAAGGCAAGCGCCTGCAACGGCGCCGCCAGACACAGGCAGCCGAGCGCCAGCGAGCGGACTCGTCGCAATCGGTCGGAGAGCCAGCCAAAGAAGAAGGCGCCCAGCGGCGTGCCGATCTGTGCGGCAGCGAGCACCTGACTGCCCTGTTCGCCATAGCAGGCCAGGGCGTGAGGCGAGAGACTGGCCAACTGCGAAGCCAGACCGGCAAAGTACAGGAACATCGCCATTGCGTGCATGAAGTTCGTCCCTGTGTCCGCCGGTCAGACTGCGGCGGGCCCGGCCGGCGTCATTCGCTTTGACGACGCCGGCATCATGAGAACTTACTTTCGTTGACGCTGACCGAGCTGCGTCGGGCCATTGAATCAATGTCCGTTCCACTGATCTCCTTTGAAAATAAGACGATACTGATTACCGGCGCCAGCCGCGGCATTGGTCGCGCAATTGCCGAGGGCTTTGGCCGCCACGGCGCCACTGTCTATGGAACGGCGCGCGCCGAGTCTTCGCTGGATTGGATGGCGGCCGCCGGAATGCACGGCCGCGCAGCTGATGTAAGTCAGCCAGGCGCAGTCGCTGCTGTGATCGAGGAGATTGTCGCCCGCCACGGTCGCCTGGACTGCTTGTTGAACAATGCCGGAGTTGCATCCAACACTCCCTCAGGCGGAATGAAAGAGGGCGAAATGGACATGATCATCAACACCAACTTCAAGGGAGTGTTTCGCGCCTGCCAGGCCTACTACAAGGCCCAGCGACGCAGCGGCGGCGTCATTATCAATATGGCCTCGGTACTTGGCCTGGTGGGCGCCCCGCTGGCCGGCGTCTACTGTGGAACGAAGGGTGCAGTGATTCAGACGACGCGCGCCCTTGCTGTGGAGTGGGCCTCCGCCGGCTTTCGGGTCAATGCCATTGCGCCGGGCTTTATCGATACTGATATGACAGAGATGATCAAGAAGCGTCCGGCGGTGCGTGAAAAGCTGCTGGGCCAGATTCCTATGAATCGGATGGGACAGCCGGAAGACATCGTCGGCGCCGCCCTCTACCTGGCCAGCGATCTGTCCAGCTATGTTACCGGGCACGTGCTGGTCGTTGACGGCGGCGTAACTGCCATGTGATTGACGTCAGCGGCGCTGGCCGGAGCGCTATGGCATGTTGCGCCGAATTCTGACACTTCCTACGCTCTTGATCTTGTGGCTTGGTCTCTTGCCGCGTTGCGCCGCTCTGGATAGTTTGAGCGGCGGGCTCAGCAGTCCCGAATTCAAGCTGGAACGCGTTGAGTTCACAGGCATCTCGCCAGAGTCGCTGAGGCTCAAGCTGCACACGCGAGTGATCAATCACTATCCGATTCAAATTCCGGCTGGCAGCGTGGACGCCCGGCTTCGTCTGGAAAATAGCGAATTCAGCCGCATCAAGACCAGCTTTGCACAGGGCATTCCGGCCAACGCTTCAGCCGCGGCTGCATTCGATGTGGAAATCCCCTTTGCCGGTCTGGCTGCCGCTTACAGCCAGGTCGGACAGAGCGAGACCATGAACCTGGGGCTCAGCGGCGCGCTCAATGTCACACTGCCCGCCGGCGACCGTCGGCCGCAGGCGTTGTCCATTTTACCCGATTCGCTTTCGATCCCAATCCAGATCCAGCAGCAAATTCCGGCGCTAAAACCGGAAGTGGAGCTGCGCAATTTTCAACTGACTGCTCCAGAGCTTGGTCTGAATCCAACGCTCGGCGTGTCCTTTGATCTCAGCATTCTCAACCGCGCCGGCGCAGCGCTGCAGGTCAATTCGCTCAACTACGACCTATCACTGGAGAATACTCCTTTCCTCAACGGCGCCGCAGAAGACATTCGCAATGAAGGACGCGAATCGATCGCCACAGTGCGTACAACCTTGCCTCTGGTTTCACTGGGCGCGGCGATTATTAGCGCCGCCCGCCGCGGCAGTGCGCGTTTTCACATCGCCGGCGAGGGCGCCCTGAACACTCCTAATTTTCCGCTGCCAGAATTGCTGCGCATGCAATTTGAAAAAAGCGGAACCAGCAGTTGGCGATAACGCCCGGTCAGAGCAAGCAATGAATCAACTTCGCGATCTATGGCTCTCACTTCAGCGCTTTTACTGGCGCAATCTGGAACCCATTCTGCAACAGCTTCTGGTCAGTGTGGGGCCGGCCTTGCGCTGGCTGGCGCCGCGCTGGAAAGGGCTGGCGGTGCGCGGGGCGATTGTCGCCTTCGTCGGCCTTGCCGGCTACAGCGGCGTCGTTTGCGGGATCTACCTCAATGATCGTTCGCGACTGCTTGGCGAGTTGCAGCAGTACAAGCAGTGGCTGTATGGACAGGGGCAAAGCGAGCGCAAGCCGCCAATTCAAATCTTTGGCTACGATGGAAAACTAATAGGCGAATACCTGCCAGAGCGCGGCTCGCGGATGAGCGTCCAGTCCTGTTCGCGATTGACATGGCTGAATCGGGCTGCAGTATCCTCGGAGGACCGCGACTTCTATACGCACGGCGGCTATTCGATGCGCGCCATCGCCCGTGCGATGGTCAACAATCTGACCAGCTTTTCCTTCCGCGAGGGCGGCGGCACGATCACACAGCAGTTGGCCAGGAACCTCTTTACAGATCGCTCGCGTTCGCTCTTCCGCAAACTCTACGAAACGATGGCGGCGCGATTGATCGAGTCCGAGCTGAGCAAAGAAGAGATCCTCTGTCTCTATTTGAACAAAATCTACATGGGCGAGGGGCGCATCGGCGCGGAGGAAGCCAGCTGGTTCTATTTTCGCAAGCCGCCGGAAAAGCTGAGCGCCGCCGAAGCGGCGATGATCGTTGGGCTTTTTCCAAGTCCGGTGGCCTACAGCCCGTTGAACAATATTCAACTTTCCGTGAAAAAGCAGCGCCTGGTGCTGGACGCCCTGGTCGAACAGGGACAGTTGAGCGAGCGCGAGC from Leptospirales bacterium encodes the following:
- a CDS encoding MFS transporter, whose protein sequence is MHAMAMFLYFAGLASQLASLSPHALACYGEQGSQVLAAAQIGTPLGAFFFGWLSDRLRRVRSLALGCLCLAAPLQALAFSGSASLGAAMLWTFLLRAILAGAFQLISIGALEAAGNESFGRIRSSGTIGFLFAQTLLWLLSGPFEAWLHWQSPAQFGRSGALFYIFALAPASQLAARRLGNETYYFREALRRLTDGPILYFTALAFLFFSAYQATDNYVSRYYELRHGMDAVFLSWIVAVGPEIVLLLYISRLEQNFGLRALFLMAALCGMLRFLLLAANTGQDSAPIYAAAQLLHSFHFACHYMAAIYFLRRHVPGHLYGSVAGLYGLLAQSLGGISGNLAYGQLLYSAPFVGDGNYGGFSALFLLAAASNLLLLPAYFWLQTGDGKVQDPHKN
- a CDS encoding glucose 1-dehydrogenase; protein product: MSVPLISFENKTILITGASRGIGRAIAEGFGRHGATVYGTARAESSLDWMAAAGMHGRAADVSQPGAVAAVIEEIVARHGRLDCLLNNAGVASNTPSGGMKEGEMDMIINTNFKGVFRACQAYYKAQRRSGGVIINMASVLGLVGAPLAGVYCGTKGAVIQTTRALAVEWASAGFRVNAIAPGFIDTDMTEMIKKRPAVREKLLGQIPMNRMGQPEDIVGAALYLASDLSSYVTGHVLVVDGGVTAM